The Streptomyces sp. NBC_00775 genome includes the window TGCGGGCCGTCGCCCTCGCCGGGTGGCGGCTCGCACTGCTGTGCTCACTCCTCGGAGGGATCGGGGCTCCAGACGGCTGGCCCGCCGCCGCGCCACTCGATGAGCAGCGAGTCGTCCAGGCGGACGTTTTCCGGGTCCAGTCCTGCCCGCCGCAGGAACTCCAGGAGGTCGCGGGGGCCCAGGGCGCGGCCGAGGATGGGGTGCCGGCCTCGGGCTGTGTTCGCCGGCCAGGGGCGAGGGACTGGCGGGCGGTGTCTACGGCCCGTCCGGGACGCCGAGCGGCACGGTGAACCGCGGCTGCCAGCCTTCCTCCGTCAGCACCACCAGCTGGACCGCCGTCGCACGGGTGTGCAGCGGCAGCAGGCTGCCGATCGCAGCGCGGACATGGGCGGCAGCTGTCGGGTTGTCCGCACCCATAGCGACCGTGACATGGGCGGCGGGCTGCGCCCCGAAGCGGCCCTTGTACGGGCGCAACCCGGGCCACTGGGTGCGGAACGCATCGACGATCGTTTGGAGTCCCGGAACGGTGACGGCGACGAAGCCGGACTCCGTCACGACCTCCTCCAAGAGCAGATCAGCTGCCGGGAAACTTGCAGCCAGGGAACGCACGCCCTTCTCGTCCTGATCCGTCAGCGCCGATTCCGGCACGAACGGGTAGAGGAGCGAGACGTGCGCCGGCACCCCACGACGCACCAGAGCCGGGTCGATACGCCACGCCGCATCGAGGAGCGGGGCGGCATCGGGCAAGACAATGACGATGGCAGTGGTCCCTGGCTCTGGCACGCCGTCATCATCGCAGGCCAGTCCGCTACTGCGCGCGTTGCACTGGGAGGTGGGCGAGGGCAACGAGTTGGGCGTGGTCGAGGCGGTCGCGGCCGACGTGTTGGTTGGTGATCCACGCCCCGTATGGTGCCCGCTTCCGTCCGGGACGTGCTCGATGCGGGCTCGTCCGGCGATGCCGCCCTCGCGTGTGGCTCCGGGTTTGGGTTCTGACTCACTTTCCGGATGTCGTTGGTGATCTTGTCGCGGGCCTGTTGGCACGGAGGTGTTGTACCCGCGGGGACTGCCGGATTTGCAACTACTGAGGTTTGATGCGTGATGTCGCTGGGTCGACGCCTTGAACTGCGAAGAGGAGGGCCCGCCCCGCGGCATCATGCGAAGATCACCAGTAACACCCCGATGTCCCCAACCGTGACCAAGATCGTAAATCGCGGAAGAGCCCGTCATCCAGGTGCCCCCTCCCGACCGCCCTGGTAGCGTGCGCCGGCATGTCATCGGAACTGGAACGCCCCCCGCGCCAAGCGGACGAACGCACCGCGCTCATCGGCTGGCTGGACCTGCAGCGGCAGATCCTGCGCTGGAAATGCGAAGGGCTGAGCGACGAGGACGCGTGCCGCCCGGTCATCCCGACCTCACCGGCCATGACGATGGCCGGTCTCATCTCCCACATGCGCTGGACCGAGCACATATGGCTGGAAGTGCTGTTCCTCGGCGGCGACAAGAAGCAGAACCCCGCATTCGACGAGTCAAGCGAGAACGCCGACTGGCACACCGACGGCCGCCCCCTCGCAGAGCTCCTCGCGGAGTACGAGGCCCAGTGCGCCCGCAGCAACGAGATCGTTGCCGCGGCCGACCTGGACGACGCCGGCCGCCACCCCGACTTCCGCGACGGCAGCGCCAACCTCCGCTGGATGCTGATCCACCTCGTCGAGGAGACGGGGCGACACGCGGGGCACGCGGACATCGTCCGGGAGCTGCTCGACGGCACGAAGGGCTACTACTAGCGCAGCTCCGCGAAGCGGGCCCTTCCCTCGGGAGCCAGGCCAACACGCCTCACGACCAATGCGGGAGAGCTCGTTACTGGTGATCTTCGCATGATGCCGCGCGGCGAACCCTCGTCTTCGCAGTTCAAGACGTCGACCCAGCGACATCACGCATCAAATCTCAGTAACGGACGTGCTCTCGGCCGCCCCCGGCCAACAGCCCGGCTCAACTGCCCGTCACGCGACCAGCGGCTATTCGCACGCACCGTGGTTCCACCTGAAGATCACCAACAGCATCAATTCCGTGAATGATCTTGAGGTCGGCTGCTTTGCATCGAGACTCGTTGCGAGGAGGCCAGGTCTGCGGCGAGAAGCCTGACCGTCATCGAACTGCGCCAAGATCGTTCACGGAATCGTGGCCTGAACCAAAATCGCCGTCGTTCACAGGTCTTCCACCTGGTCAGACAGTTACAGTCAGGACCCCGCTCATAGGGGCTGTCATGAGAGATGAGAGGGTCTGACGGGTGAGCGAGACACCACCGAACACCCTGCAATACCGCTTTGACGGGCCAGAAGAGGCTCCCAAGTGACCGCACCTGGCCAACCAGCGTCCGCCTACCCGCCGCTCTCGTCGGCGCCAGTGGTACGTGGCGTCGTGCCCCAGTCGTCCTCGTCGTAGACCGGGCGCCTAGGGGCTTCCGGTTCGGGGCGCCGGGCCGTCGGGGCGCTGCCGCGGACGTGTTCCAGGAGGGTGCGCAGGGTCGGCTGGACCGCGCGCTGGTCACCGAACTCGGTGTCCAGGGCGGCCGGGAGGGTCTCCGCCCAGAATTCCCAGAGGGGGCCTACCCAGCCCTCGTCGCGTTCGCCGTCGCGTTCGCGGCGCTCCGTGAGCAGGTCCAGCTGGCGCGGGGCGATCTTCTCGACGAGTTCGACGAACAGGGGGTGCGGATTGCGGCCGCCGCGCGTCAGGCCCAACGGCTGGGCGCCCATAAGCTCGCGGCAGTAGTCCCCGACCGTGCGCTCGTCGTCGAGGACGGTCCAGCGTTCGTACGACCGCAGCAGCTCCGCCCAGCTCGACACACCACTGGGAAAGTCGTCCAGCTTCAGCCGGACCCCGGGGATGTTCGGGCCGTTCTCGGGGAACAGCCTCAGCCGGACCCGGTCCGGTGACGTCGGGTCGCCGTCCAGCACGTCCACCTGACCGTTCCACATGCAGCACAACAACCGGTGCAGAATGATGCGCCGGTCCTCCTCGCTGCTCACCATCCAGCTGTCGCGGTAGCCGAGCCGCTGCCGCCACCGCAGCACGTCCTGGGGCTCTTCGGCCTTCTTCGCCCGGGCCCACTGGCGCAGCACCTTGCGGGCCTCGGGCACCTGGGTGAGGCTCATCTCGCTGCGTAAGAAGATCACGGTGACCGAGTCTCTCTCGCCCCCCCCCCGGTACTCCACGGAGCTCCGGGCGTCCGAGGGCAGTCGCAGCGCTTTGCCCAGGTACTGCTCGACCTCCTCGACGGCCTCCACGCGCGGGTAGGTCACCAGCACCCGCAGCGGGCGTGGACGCGGCGAATTGGCTCGGCTGATGGACATAGCAGATGGGGATGTCGCTGAAGCGGCCTAGCGATCTGTACGCTGCGAGGCAATGACGAGCGCAACGTCGGGAAAATCGACGTGGATGCTCCTCACATGGCCAGTGGCGGCTGCGTTGCGGCGTTCACAGACGAGGGAACACTGCGGCAGTGGGGTTCTGAGGCCGCCCGGGCCGTCACCCGCTACCGCGTCGGCTGGGGCGAGCCAGGCAAGACCTTGGGAGCGCCCTGCTGGCGCGATCGAGGCTGGATGTGGATCCTCCGAAGTAACCGGCGGGATGAATGGGGCGAGGCTGTAGTCCCGCTGGCCAGGGCCGGTGGAACTTGACCGGCTGACGGATCGTCCGCCCGAACCGTTCACTGCGGCCGATCCGTGCGGCCGTGGTTGAGCGTGGCTCCTTTGGAGGGGCCAGCGATC containing:
- a CDS encoding 2'-5' RNA ligase family protein, producing the protein MPDAAPLLDAAWRIDPALVRRGVPAHVSLLYPFVPESALTDQDEKGVRSLAASFPAADLLLEEVVTESGFVAVTVPGLQTIVDAFRTQWPGLRPYKGRFGAQPAAHVTVAMGADNPTAAAHVRAAIGSLLPLHTRATAVQLVVLTEEGWQPRFTVPLGVPDGP
- a CDS encoding DinB family protein, with the translated sequence MSSELERPPRQADERTALIGWLDLQRQILRWKCEGLSDEDACRPVIPTSPAMTMAGLISHMRWTEHIWLEVLFLGGDKKQNPAFDESSENADWHTDGRPLAELLAEYEAQCARSNEIVAAADLDDAGRHPDFRDGSANLRWMLIHLVEETGRHAGHADIVRELLDGTKGYY